The Lysinibacillus timonensis nucleotide sequence ATAACTATCCAGCTTGTCGCCATCCTTAATGATGTTTGACATGACTTCCTCTACCATTAGGAGCCAATTTTCTGGTGTGCGTTCTGAAGCTAATTCGTGCAGAGCCACGCTTTTCTTTTCTCGCCACTTTGCCGCCCAATCCTGAACAGATTCTAAATATTGGTACAACGAAAGAATGACACTAACTTTATGGCGACACATCCCGTCTTGCGGACAACTACATGAAATGAGTTCATGGTAAAAATCAACGGTCACATCCATTGGTCGAACATCCTGAACTGTCGTATAAAGCCGGTTCTGCGCAGGAATATAACGTTGGAAAAGAACCGATTTGTTGCGCACCGCAAAAAGCGCACGACGAATCAAATCCTCATCTTCCGTTACGGATGGATGAAACAACCGCTCAATTTTGTCTATTTGGTTATAAATAAAAGGCGAATAATCTCGCGCAATCGTTGAAACGGATAAACTCATAAAATATGATCGCTCCTAAAAATGTCTGTCCCTTCATTATAACGCTAAAAGAGACTGTTGATAAGTGAAATGATTGGGATAGGTATATGGGCTTGTGTACTCGTTTGGGTTTTGGGGGGAGGATAGGATATTGAAGGGTGAGTGGATAAAACGTATGGGCGAACGAAGTAAGCTTAAGTTGAATGGACAAAAAATGAGTGCGGGTGGACAAGACTTGGAGCTAAGTGGACAAAGCCTAGCCGAGAGTGGACATAAAAATGTTGAGTGGACAAAACCTAGCCGTGAATGGACATAAAAATGATGAGTGGACAAAAGGTGTAGCTGAATGGACAAAACATACCGGCGGGTGGACAAAACTTGGAGCTAAGTGGACAAAACCTGGCCGTGGGTGGACAAAAGAAAATAAAGTAACTTGAGCTAAAACGATCCAATCAGACTGCAAGTGATCCAATGACAGCATTATCCGCTCAAAAGCAAGCCAAGTGACCAAAACGCGAGAGCGTATTAAATTTTGTGTAAATGGTTAAACTTTCCAATAAGAGGAGGATGACCATTATGCAAAATTACGAAAATATGACGATTAAGGATTTAGCCAGGGAGTGTCAATCTGTCGATGACATCATTGAGATGATGAAATCTTTATTTAAAGAAACATTACAACTTGTATTTGAAGCTGAAATAGAGGATCACCTGGGCTATACAAAACACAGTTCTCAGGGAATTAACACTGGTAATAGTCGAAATGGATATAGAACAAAGGTTATTAAGACAAAGTTTGGTAATACAAGATTAAGTATTCCCAGAGATCGTAATGGTGAATATGAGCCACAAATTGTTAAGAACTATGAGTCATCGATTAATGGTCTAGAGGAACAGATTCTAGCCCTCTATTCCAAAGGAATGTCTACTAGAGATATTGAGTCACACATGAATGATATATATGGTGTAGATGTTTCGCCTAGTTTAGTTAGTAAAGTGACAGATAAAATTCTACCACAAATAGTTGAGTGGCAATCTCGTCCGCTGGACCGAGTCTATCCCATTGTTTATCTAGATGCTGTTCACTTTAAGGTAAAGCATGAAAATCGCATTATCAATAAGGCAGCTTACACAGTTCTAGGTGTTAATTCCGATGGAATAAAGGATATTTTAGGAATATGGATTGGAGAAAATGAGAGCGCAAGCTTTTGGTTGAGTGTCTGTACTGACCTTAAAAGTCGTGGTGTTGAAGATATTTTGATTGCTTGTAAAGACGGACTTTCGGGCTTTTCAGAAGCGATTCAAAGTACATTTCCACAGACTCATATTCAGTTATGCGTGATTCATCAAATACGTAACACAATGAAGTATGTTGCATCAAAGGAGCGACAAGCATTTATGAATGATTTAAAGAAAGTCTATAAAGCTTCCATTCTAGAACAAGCTGAACTGGAATTTAAAAAACTAAAGGAATCATGGAATAACAAATATCCGAAGGTTATTGAATCATGGGAAGAAAATTGGTTAGAGCTGACGACTTACTTTTCATATCCAACGGAGATTAGAAAGATTATATATACTACTAATACGGTTGAGGGATTCCATCGGCAGTTAAGAAAAGTGACAAAAACTAAATCAGCTTATCCTACAGACAATGCATTAAAGAAAATCATCTATTTAGCTACTATGGATGCAATTGAAAAGTGGAATAAGCCAATTCCAGGATGGCTAGAATGTGAAGGACAATTTAAAATATTATTTGCGGGTCGCATTTAGTTGGCTTTTTCATTTGATTAAGTTCTGTCGTGTTGGGCTTCGCTACGCTTTGCCCAAAAGTTTAACGCTTTCTTCAGCCCAAAAAGGAATAGAAAAAGAGAGAGCAACTCTCCCCTTTTTGGTCTATCTGTTAAGTGCTCAGGTTGCTCTTCAGCAGAGCCTTATCCCCTTAATAGATAATAAAAGTATTAACATAATTTGAGAAAGTCATTCATTTACACAAAATAATTTACATTCCCCAAAACGCTAACTTATCCGCTCAAAAGCACATTTTATCCGACCAAAACACCTTTGTAAGTGATCCAATGACAGCATTATCCGCTCGAAATAAAGCCAAGTGACCAAAACGCTAACTTATCCGCTCAAAAGCACATTTTATCCGACCCAAACATACCTGCAAGTGATCCAATGACAGCATTATCCGCTCGAAAGAAAGCCAAGTGACCAGAACGCTAACTTATCCGCTCAAAAGCATATTTTATCCGACCCAAACATACCTGCAAGTGATCCAATGACAGCATTATCCGCTCGAATGAAAGCCAAGTGACCAGAACGCTAACTTATCCGCTCAAAAGCACATTTTATCTGACCAAAACACCTTTGTAAGTGATCCAATGACAGCATTATACGCTCGAAAGAAAGCCAAGTGACCAAAACGCTAACTTATCCGCTCAAAAGCACATTTTATCCGACCAAAACGCCTCTGTAAGTGATCAAATAAAACCACCATCCGCCCGTATCAGAAATAACAGTCCGCATAAAGATTGTTAGCCATTGTTATCTGCTCGAAAAAAGTATTTATGTGATCGTATCAACATACTATGTGACCGTATAAACGTGCTGATACGAAATCCCAATATACATCACTTCGAAATGATAAAGTTAGACACACGATACGTCAGAAATACAAAAAGCTTGGCCAGAAAAAATTTCCTAGCCAAGCAAAGAGAATCAACAGTGTAGTTTCTACCAAAGAGGCTCTTCTTCATTCGATAGTTCTACTAAAAAAGGGTAAACGCCCATTACAAATACACAATAAAGCACGAAAGTTCCAACCAGAAGATAAGCTGATATATCAAAAAGGTTTAAAAGAATAATAAAGGGTGAGGCAAATGATAGAAGAGCAGTTCGTTTTCTTGCTCGTTTTGTGTAATATTGTTTTTCATTACAATGTGGGCATTGCATTGCAGTAGTGAATGTAAACATCTTTTTTAACGTTTGTTTGAAACTCCATTCAGTTCCGCAATGTTGACATGTTGGCATAACGATTCACACTCCTTACATTGTAATGCTGATATGTCGTTAATTTATTATATCACGTCTTTTGACTAGCCATAAAACTACACCATAATGAAGACATGCTCTCCTCATCCAAAAACAATCTAGCCCAATAGAGCCAAACAATTAACTACTCCTCCCGCTCCTCATGCTCTCTCCTTGATCCATTCAATCGGGCTTCAAACAAATGGTCATATACTTTTAAAATTTGATTTAAGCCGTTTAAAAAGATTCGGCGTTTCTTTGCGTCCATTGATGCGATAAATTCAATTAATGTTTGCAACGGAGCAGAACTTTGTATCAAGTTCGTTAAGTTATCGCTCCAACCCGATCCAGAACCGAAATCCACTTCCACACCAGTTCCAGAACCGGTAACCTCCCTAGTACCGGTATCATAACCTGAAAGCACCTCCGCGCCTGCCCCCAATCCAGCCTTAACACCAGCATCTACCATATCCCCATAAATCACCATTACCTCTCGCAAGCCAATTAAATACGGACGGCGATCACTATCGTCTAGCATTTGAAGAAAACCGAGTAGTTGGCGAAGTTCACCGGAGTCGTTGACCATATCATAGACTGAACGTGTTACCCCCACAATATAGCTCTCTCGCATATCTAACAAACGGGTAATGGCTTCTTCTGGAGACTCCTTCTTCTTCTTGCGCGGTCGGTCCAGCAGCATGTCTAAAAATAGTTCATCCGGAATGTCGAATACTTCCTTAATTTTTGGAAGATGATGCATCGGGATAGGACGTTCGCACCGTTCGTAGTTCGAATATGTATTTGGTAGGATACCTAGCATGTAGGCAGCTTCAGTTTGATTGATATGTAAGTTTTCACGATATTCTTTTAGATACTTGCCGAAATTTACAATCTCTCTACTCATTTTCCTCACCAATTTCTGTCATTTTGTTTTAAATGTAGCGAAATGCCAATGTGAAACATTATATCCCCCCGAAACGAAGTAAAATACACAGTGGGGGGATTTACAAATTTTCCTAAATCAATTATTAAAATAGAGGTGAAAAGTTCTAGTAAAATAGAATTAAATTTTATACCGCTATTGGAATGGAGGAGAAGCAATTGTTAACGTTTGAATTTCCGATCCCACAAACAACGCTAAACCAATTACGACACTTCAATTTTCAATGGACAATGACAATCTCAGAAGATCCGTATTTAGAGTGTCGCAATCAGGTTGCATCGAATGAAAGGTATTATCAACTAAGAAATATCGTAGTAAACAACTACTATTACGAAATGATTGAGATCAACTTTGTGAAAGGCTTAATACGAATCAAAACACCTCATGCTAACCAAGCAGCAATAGAAAATATCTTCGAAGCACTTACATTACATACCTCACCGACATCAATGGCCTTTTACACTATGTCACCCAATAAACGAATGAAAAAATAATTTTCAAATCTATAGATTTTTCAATAATAAATACTCACGTATAAAAGGTTCTTTTTCTCACATTCAAAAAACCCTCTAAATATTTCTCTGAAACCGTTGTTTTATGCTAAATAGAATAGCCTCAAAAAATTCCCCATAAAAACTTAAAATTCGTTCCCCTGAAGAAGTTTGAAAGATGAAAAGTGTGGCGAATATATCATTATCACCTATTCACACTCGTATGATAAACAAAGAAACATTTTACACAAATAAAACAATCCGTAAACGGAGTGAATAGGCGCAGGATTAGGAGCTATAACTGCAACCGTTTACAAAACCAGCTAATATCAAAAATGTGATAAAATGTAAAGAACTTCTAAACATTAGGAGGGGGATTATGATTCAAGTTCAAAATATGAAGCCATTTTATACAAAGGTAACCGGTGACAATTTACGCTTGGTGTTTGCTTATCAGTATTTTTCCATTATGAAGGAAGATGAATTATATCATTTTATTCCTGTGGAAGGGAAAGAGATGATTATCAATCTAAACACGATGCAAATTGAAAACTTGTCAGAAATTTTTGTGTTCCAGCGCGGAAATCGCTTTGTCCGTTATCCACTTTACCAGTTGCTTGTGCAATCGGATATTCATGAGCATTTACTACCGATTATTGACGCAGCGGTAGCAGAGAAAAAAGCGGTACAACTAGTTCCAACTAAAGAAGAATCGGAAGTAGACCGTATTATTCACACATTAGAAGAAAAAAATCTAGAGCGCTTGATTGATGAAGCATTAGCAGAACGCAATGAATCACTATTTTATGATTTAGTCATCAAACAAGAAAAGCTAAAATCGAGAAGTAGTTAAACCAAACGGGGCCATAGTTCGATGAACAGTTTGAATATAAGTCGTCTTTGTAAAGCATCTTTGGAGGATTTGACAGCATGATGGACAGACAAACATAGAAAGCACCTGCCATAAAATTAATTAGCAGGTGCTTTTACTATACAATAGAAGGAATAGAGAAAAGATTCCAGGAAGTGGATATTTTTTTATCTTTTATAAAGGGAGGGGAAACCATAGTTCGATGGGCAAAACAAAACAACAACTTTTCACAATTCATTAAGAGATAAAAAAATGAATGATCAAAACAACAATACCAGAACCTACAATGCCAAATATCCAATCTTCCTTAGATAACGATAACCGTACTCGTTTCGAATCTTTCATTCTAATCCCTCCTTCTGTTGTTAAACCCTATTATTACCAGAACTTCAATTCTTTATACATAGTTACTTTAAACTATTCAAATAGTTTGAAAATGTCCTATACAAACATGGAGATACTAAAATTTATTTAGGAATAGGATATTAATAGGGTATGATATTGTCTTTATTTTGGGCATATGAATTGTTTGAAGTTTGAAAGCTATTATAAGTATTTGAATTGTGTCTCCGTTTCATTTAAGTAGACAACCTCGGACAAGAACTTTGTTCGTTAATATATGAAAAAGGAGTAATAAATAGAACTAGTAATAGATAACGATACATACTTTTGGCTCTTGTATTTTATATAGGATATGCAGGACAAAATGACTAATTAGTATTAAAAAAATGCTTAAGTTTTTGTAAATTCAGCCGATAGGTAGGGGGAAGAATGTTAAGGA carries:
- a CDS encoding helix-turn-helix domain-containing protein, with amino-acid sequence MSREIVNFGKYLKEYRENLHINQTEAAYMLGILPNTYSNYERCERPIPMHHLPKIKEVFDIPDELFLDMLLDRPRKKKKESPEEAITRLLDMRESYIVGVTRSVYDMVNDSGELRQLLGFLQMLDDSDRRPYLIGLREVMVIYGDMVDAGVKAGLGAGAEVLSGYDTGTREVTGSGTGVEVDFGSGSGWSDNLTNLIQSSAPLQTLIEFIASMDAKKRRIFLNGLNQILKVYDHLFEARLNGSRREHEEREE
- a CDS encoding IS256 family transposase; translated protein: MQNYENMTIKDLARECQSVDDIIEMMKSLFKETLQLVFEAEIEDHLGYTKHSSQGINTGNSRNGYRTKVIKTKFGNTRLSIPRDRNGEYEPQIVKNYESSINGLEEQILALYSKGMSTRDIESHMNDIYGVDVSPSLVSKVTDKILPQIVEWQSRPLDRVYPIVYLDAVHFKVKHENRIINKAAYTVLGVNSDGIKDILGIWIGENESASFWLSVCTDLKSRGVEDILIACKDGLSGFSEAIQSTFPQTHIQLCVIHQIRNTMKYVASKERQAFMNDLKKVYKASILEQAELEFKKLKESWNNKYPKVIESWEENWLELTTYFSYPTEIRKIIYTTNTVEGFHRQLRKVTKTKSAYPTDNALKKIIYLATMDAIEKWNKPIPGWLECEGQFKILFAGRI
- a CDS encoding IDEAL domain-containing protein, which gives rise to MIQVQNMKPFYTKVTGDNLRLVFAYQYFSIMKEDELYHFIPVEGKEMIINLNTMQIENLSEIFVFQRGNRFVRYPLYQLLVQSDIHEHLLPIIDAAVAEKKAVQLVPTKEESEVDRIIHTLEEKNLERLIDEALAERNESLFYDLVIKQEKLKSRSS
- a CDS encoding TIGR04104 family putative zinc finger protein; protein product: MPTCQHCGTEWSFKQTLKKMFTFTTAMQCPHCNEKQYYTKRARKRTALLSFASPFIILLNLFDISAYLLVGTFVLYCVFVMGVYPFLVELSNEEEPLW